The Triplophysa dalaica isolate WHDGS20190420 chromosome 5, ASM1584641v1, whole genome shotgun sequence genome window below encodes:
- the c5h11orf98 gene encoding uncharacterized protein C11orf98 homolog has product MAPGGSINRPKTELKKKLFKRRRVLSRQKRENHRIKGAVIDSDIVTKQHLKKRCSSSRANITLSGKKRRKLLKQLGYMEKDRAGMEVEKESQKKASAPVVKKTAKTQSKKTKEKASSVDEEVMDVE; this is encoded by the exons ATGGCGCCAGGAGGAAGCATAAACAGACCTAAGACT gAGTTGAAGAAAAAGCTCTTCAAAAGACGAAGGGTTTTAAGTAGACAGAAAAGAGAAAACCATCGCATCAAAGGGGCTGTGATTGACAGTGACAttgttaccaaacaacatttgaaaAAGAGATG CTCCAGCTCTAGAGCCAACATCACCCTTTCCGGAAAGAAAAGGAGGAAATTGTTGAAGCAGTTGGGATATATGGAGAAAGATCGAGCTGGCATGGAAG TGGAGAAAGAGTCACAGAAAAAAGCTTCTGCTCCTGTTGTGAAGAAAACTGCAAAAACACAATCCaagaaaaccaaagaaaaaGCCTCGTCTGTGGATGAAGAAGTGATGGATGTTGAATAG
- the si:zfos-932h1.3 gene encoding zinc finger protein 16 isoform X2, which produces MECTLCVSLTLSSLRLLVPPLHLMSAFMWQVLQRKSVMHYGRLEEFVSMVTKTLPQLLSYKQRAQLRLGLRARMVLELCRSPADVRTIQAHLDRMQDPAAAVSEDGDADVTPLVVNFKALVLALLKDPVERAYFFQEVFPVQYGAQYDTALKELMWDLLSRLEKLFPVPDLNKTVSWLATAPAGLEDSMQTNPDDLHALLQQYQLFGGSETPCWQKSSKPGSVPLSSGDCIFSTLSIPPSVRVLVAAEPLVYHVQSTSGALLNPAALGHLDTIIVTDYTEVELSSQEVLVEEEAMTSACVQEKEEQILLVDEAASCVHQTTLDAETTQRDVDCEVASVATATTSHTELAIIDPQNEQNLQTGGSGQLSSQDEDESTNISHEAGGPASELQAVETTPLSDDGRTPATRRGQRRPRNSADTADKNTRKTRQRRARSVKQNNTEERSADASLAETPDAADELSSGPEAEITASQQTPAPPSTEPLASDNCCARHACKTCGRTFTRRSDVRRHQLTHTGERPFSCGQCGKWFQHSWDLTKHCRKTHGEATFTCQLCRSTFANLRALTAHHKNSHSGELPHYCSICGEASPTAATLIEHRKSHSAAQRYLCEQCGEGFDTIRQRSAHRQFHRRRQQFKCPQCDKTYTRRTDVKRHMLSHTGERPHQCSVCGKRFGLRSGLQKHMVTHTDARPFRCPHCPKRFTQLSILHRHERMHTGERPYLCSQCGKSFLSHGELIKHNKTHTEERPYCCPQCHKGFKFKRALQDHLLSHSGARPYPCTYCDKMFAKPFALNRHHLIHTGERPFSCSHCDRRFLTSSELSLHERVHTGERPYCCSLCPRKFRSSSELSRHRRSHSQERPHRCGYCPKAFASAAKLKNHIRIHTGEKKPRPSAAASLTTSLPEMEAITVILS; this is translated from the exons ATGGAGTGTACACTGT GCGTCAGTCTGACTCTCTCTTCTCTGCGGCTGCTGGTTCCACCACTGCACCTGATGTCCGCATTCATGTGGCAGGTGCTGCAGCGGAAGAGTGTGATGCATTATGGGAGGCTGGAGGAGTTTGTCTCCATGGTGACCAAGACGCTGCCACAGCTTCTCAGTTACAAACAGAGAGCTCAGCTGAGGCTGGGTCTGAGAGCTAGG ATGGTTTTGGAGCTGTGTCGCAGCCCAGCTGATGTCAGAACCATACAGGCTCATCTGGACCGAATGCAGGATCCAGCTGCAGCGGTGTCAGAG GACGGGGATGCTGACGTGACACCTTTGGTTGTAAATTTCAAGGCTTTGGTTCTGGCATTGCTCAAAGACCCGGTTGAGAGAGCCTATTTCTTTCAG GAAGTGTTTCCCGTGCAGTATGGTGCTCAGTACGACACCGCTCTCAAAGAACTGATGTGGGATCTGCTCTCTCGCTTGGAGAAACTATTTCCTGTTCCTGACTTGAATAAA ACAGTGTCGTGGCTCGCTACTGCCCCCGCTGGTTTGGAGGACAGCATGCAGACAAATCCAGACGACCTGCATGCTCTTCTGCAGCAGTACCAACTGTTCGGAGGTTCAGAAACTCCGTGTTGGCAGAAAAGCTCCAAACCGG GGTCTGTTCCTCTTTCCTCCGGTGATTGTATCTTCTCCACACTGTCCATTCCTCCCTCGGTGCGAGTGCTTGTCGCTGCAGAGCCGCTTGTCTATCACGTCCAATCAACCAGCGGGGCCCTCTTGAATCCCGCTGCTCTGGGTCACCTGGACACCATCATCGTCACTGACTACACAGAAGTGGAGCTCAGCAGTCAGGAGGTGCTGGTGGAGGAGGAGGCCATGACAAGTGCCTGTGTGCAGGAGAAGGAGGAGCAGATCCTGTTAGTTGATGAAGCCGCCAGCTGTGTGCATCAAACCACCTTAGATGCCGAAACCACTCAACGTGATGTCGACTGTGAGGTTGCGAGCGTTGCCACGGCGACTACATCCCATACTGAGCTGGCCATCATAGACCCACAGAATGAGCAGAATCTCCAGACAGGTGGATCCGGTCAGCTGAGCTCACAAGATGAGGACGAGAGCACCAACATCTCTCATGAGGCTGGAGGACCTGCATCTGAACTACAGGCAGTCGAAACAACACCTTTGAGCGATGACGGCCGAACACCCGCGACACGGAGGGGACAAAGACGACCGAGGAACAGTGCTGACACCGCTGACAAAAACACTAGAAAAACTCGGCAGCGTCGAGCACGATCTGTCAAACAGAACAACACCGAAGAGAG gagTGCAGACGCATCACTTGCAGAAACTCCAG ACGCGGCGGATGAGTTGTCGAGCGGACCTGAAGCAGAGATCACAGCGTCACAACAAACACCGGCGCCTCCATCAACAGAGCCACTGGCCTCTGACAACTGTTGCGCTCGACACGCATGCAAAACCTGCGGCCGAACGTTCACCCGCAGGTCTGACGTGCGGCGACACCAGCTGACCCACACGGGGGAACGTCCGTTCAGCTGCGGCCAGTGTGGCAAGTGGTTCCAGCACTCGTGGGACTTGACCAAACACTGCCGCAAGACTCACGGCGAAGCCACCTTCACCTGCCAGCTGTGCCGGAGCACCTTCGCCAACCTGCGCGCGTTGACGGCCCACCACAAGAATAGTCACTCCGGCGAGCTGCCGCATTACTGCTCTATCTGCGGGGAAGCCAGCCCGACGGCCGCCACTCTCATCGAGCACCGCAAGAGCCACAGCGCCGCACAGCGCTATCTGTGCGAGCAGTGCGGCGAGGGCTTCGACACGATACGGCAGAGGTCTGCTCACCGGCAGTTCCACCGCAGGCGCCAGCAGTTCAAGTGCCCGCAGTGTGACAAGACCTACACGCGCCGCACGGACGTCAAGCGACACATGCTCAGTCACACTGGCGAGCGGCCGCATCAGTGCTCCGTCTGCGGCAAACGCTTCGGACTCCGCTCAGGCCTTCAGAAACACATGGTCACCCATACGGACGCCAGGCCCTTCCGCTGTCCGCACTGCCCGAAGAGGTTCACGCAGCTGTCCATCTTACACCGACACGAGCGCATGCACACAGGGGAGCGGCCATACCTTTGCTCGCAGTGCGGGAAGAGCTTTCTCTCACACGGCGAGCTCATCAAGCACAACAAGACCCACACGGAGGAGAGGCCGTACTGCTGCCCGCAGTGCCACAAGGGCTTCAAGTTCAAAAGAGCTCTGCAGGATCACCTGCTGTCTCACAGCGGCGCTCGACCCTACCCGTGCACCTACTGCGACAAGATGTTCGCCAAGCCCTTCGCCTTGAACCGCCACCATCTGATCCACACCGGCGAGAGGCCGTTCTCCTGCTCCCACTGCGACAGACGCTTCCTCACCTCAAGCGAGCTGTCGCTTCACGAGCGCGTGCACACGGGCGAGCGGCCCTACTGTTGCTCCCTCTGTCCCAGAAAGTTCCGCAGCTCCTCCGAGCTGTCCAGACACAGACGCAGTCATTCACAGGAGCGGCCGCACCGCTGCGGGTACTGTCCCAAAGCCTTCGCCAGCGCTGCCAAACTGAAAAACCACATCCGAATTCACACGGGCGAGAAGAAGCCCAGGCCCTCGGCCGCCGCTAGCCTAACCACGAGCCTGCCAGAGATGGAGGCGATAACGGTCATTTTATCCTAA
- the si:zfos-932h1.3 gene encoding zinc finger protein 16 isoform X1 — protein MDEENSNTGVSLTLSSLRLLVPPLHLMSAFMWQVLQRKSVMHYGRLEEFVSMVTKTLPQLLSYKQRAQLRLGLRARMVLELCRSPADVRTIQAHLDRMQDPAAAVSEDGDADVTPLVVNFKALVLALLKDPVERAYFFQEVFPVQYGAQYDTALKELMWDLLSRLEKLFPVPDLNKTVSWLATAPAGLEDSMQTNPDDLHALLQQYQLFGGSETPCWQKSSKPGSVPLSSGDCIFSTLSIPPSVRVLVAAEPLVYHVQSTSGALLNPAALGHLDTIIVTDYTEVELSSQEVLVEEEAMTSACVQEKEEQILLVDEAASCVHQTTLDAETTQRDVDCEVASVATATTSHTELAIIDPQNEQNLQTGGSGQLSSQDEDESTNISHEAGGPASELQAVETTPLSDDGRTPATRRGQRRPRNSADTADKNTRKTRQRRARSVKQNNTEERSADASLAETPDAADELSSGPEAEITASQQTPAPPSTEPLASDNCCARHACKTCGRTFTRRSDVRRHQLTHTGERPFSCGQCGKWFQHSWDLTKHCRKTHGEATFTCQLCRSTFANLRALTAHHKNSHSGELPHYCSICGEASPTAATLIEHRKSHSAAQRYLCEQCGEGFDTIRQRSAHRQFHRRRQQFKCPQCDKTYTRRTDVKRHMLSHTGERPHQCSVCGKRFGLRSGLQKHMVTHTDARPFRCPHCPKRFTQLSILHRHERMHTGERPYLCSQCGKSFLSHGELIKHNKTHTEERPYCCPQCHKGFKFKRALQDHLLSHSGARPYPCTYCDKMFAKPFALNRHHLIHTGERPFSCSHCDRRFLTSSELSLHERVHTGERPYCCSLCPRKFRSSSELSRHRRSHSQERPHRCGYCPKAFASAAKLKNHIRIHTGEKKPRPSAAASLTTSLPEMEAITVILS, from the exons ATGGATGAAGAAAACTCAAACACAG GCGTCAGTCTGACTCTCTCTTCTCTGCGGCTGCTGGTTCCACCACTGCACCTGATGTCCGCATTCATGTGGCAGGTGCTGCAGCGGAAGAGTGTGATGCATTATGGGAGGCTGGAGGAGTTTGTCTCCATGGTGACCAAGACGCTGCCACAGCTTCTCAGTTACAAACAGAGAGCTCAGCTGAGGCTGGGTCTGAGAGCTAGG ATGGTTTTGGAGCTGTGTCGCAGCCCAGCTGATGTCAGAACCATACAGGCTCATCTGGACCGAATGCAGGATCCAGCTGCAGCGGTGTCAGAG GACGGGGATGCTGACGTGACACCTTTGGTTGTAAATTTCAAGGCTTTGGTTCTGGCATTGCTCAAAGACCCGGTTGAGAGAGCCTATTTCTTTCAG GAAGTGTTTCCCGTGCAGTATGGTGCTCAGTACGACACCGCTCTCAAAGAACTGATGTGGGATCTGCTCTCTCGCTTGGAGAAACTATTTCCTGTTCCTGACTTGAATAAA ACAGTGTCGTGGCTCGCTACTGCCCCCGCTGGTTTGGAGGACAGCATGCAGACAAATCCAGACGACCTGCATGCTCTTCTGCAGCAGTACCAACTGTTCGGAGGTTCAGAAACTCCGTGTTGGCAGAAAAGCTCCAAACCGG GGTCTGTTCCTCTTTCCTCCGGTGATTGTATCTTCTCCACACTGTCCATTCCTCCCTCGGTGCGAGTGCTTGTCGCTGCAGAGCCGCTTGTCTATCACGTCCAATCAACCAGCGGGGCCCTCTTGAATCCCGCTGCTCTGGGTCACCTGGACACCATCATCGTCACTGACTACACAGAAGTGGAGCTCAGCAGTCAGGAGGTGCTGGTGGAGGAGGAGGCCATGACAAGTGCCTGTGTGCAGGAGAAGGAGGAGCAGATCCTGTTAGTTGATGAAGCCGCCAGCTGTGTGCATCAAACCACCTTAGATGCCGAAACCACTCAACGTGATGTCGACTGTGAGGTTGCGAGCGTTGCCACGGCGACTACATCCCATACTGAGCTGGCCATCATAGACCCACAGAATGAGCAGAATCTCCAGACAGGTGGATCCGGTCAGCTGAGCTCACAAGATGAGGACGAGAGCACCAACATCTCTCATGAGGCTGGAGGACCTGCATCTGAACTACAGGCAGTCGAAACAACACCTTTGAGCGATGACGGCCGAACACCCGCGACACGGAGGGGACAAAGACGACCGAGGAACAGTGCTGACACCGCTGACAAAAACACTAGAAAAACTCGGCAGCGTCGAGCACGATCTGTCAAACAGAACAACACCGAAGAGAG gagTGCAGACGCATCACTTGCAGAAACTCCAG ACGCGGCGGATGAGTTGTCGAGCGGACCTGAAGCAGAGATCACAGCGTCACAACAAACACCGGCGCCTCCATCAACAGAGCCACTGGCCTCTGACAACTGTTGCGCTCGACACGCATGCAAAACCTGCGGCCGAACGTTCACCCGCAGGTCTGACGTGCGGCGACACCAGCTGACCCACACGGGGGAACGTCCGTTCAGCTGCGGCCAGTGTGGCAAGTGGTTCCAGCACTCGTGGGACTTGACCAAACACTGCCGCAAGACTCACGGCGAAGCCACCTTCACCTGCCAGCTGTGCCGGAGCACCTTCGCCAACCTGCGCGCGTTGACGGCCCACCACAAGAATAGTCACTCCGGCGAGCTGCCGCATTACTGCTCTATCTGCGGGGAAGCCAGCCCGACGGCCGCCACTCTCATCGAGCACCGCAAGAGCCACAGCGCCGCACAGCGCTATCTGTGCGAGCAGTGCGGCGAGGGCTTCGACACGATACGGCAGAGGTCTGCTCACCGGCAGTTCCACCGCAGGCGCCAGCAGTTCAAGTGCCCGCAGTGTGACAAGACCTACACGCGCCGCACGGACGTCAAGCGACACATGCTCAGTCACACTGGCGAGCGGCCGCATCAGTGCTCCGTCTGCGGCAAACGCTTCGGACTCCGCTCAGGCCTTCAGAAACACATGGTCACCCATACGGACGCCAGGCCCTTCCGCTGTCCGCACTGCCCGAAGAGGTTCACGCAGCTGTCCATCTTACACCGACACGAGCGCATGCACACAGGGGAGCGGCCATACCTTTGCTCGCAGTGCGGGAAGAGCTTTCTCTCACACGGCGAGCTCATCAAGCACAACAAGACCCACACGGAGGAGAGGCCGTACTGCTGCCCGCAGTGCCACAAGGGCTTCAAGTTCAAAAGAGCTCTGCAGGATCACCTGCTGTCTCACAGCGGCGCTCGACCCTACCCGTGCACCTACTGCGACAAGATGTTCGCCAAGCCCTTCGCCTTGAACCGCCACCATCTGATCCACACCGGCGAGAGGCCGTTCTCCTGCTCCCACTGCGACAGACGCTTCCTCACCTCAAGCGAGCTGTCGCTTCACGAGCGCGTGCACACGGGCGAGCGGCCCTACTGTTGCTCCCTCTGTCCCAGAAAGTTCCGCAGCTCCTCCGAGCTGTCCAGACACAGACGCAGTCATTCACAGGAGCGGCCGCACCGCTGCGGGTACTGTCCCAAAGCCTTCGCCAGCGCTGCCAAACTGAAAAACCACATCCGAATTCACACGGGCGAGAAGAAGCCCAGGCCCTCGGCCGCCGCTAGCCTAACCACGAGCCTGCCAGAGATGGAGGCGATAACGGTCATTTTATCCTAA